One stretch of Plutella xylostella chromosome 15, ilPluXylo3.1, whole genome shotgun sequence DNA includes these proteins:
- the LOC105388581 gene encoding exostosin-3, with the protein MYIHERLCLWLGHLKLSRVIFTVLLILFVVPLVTHYYLSKYESSSISLGSSSVRHTLDALGDFTTLTAADLKMRIEEMLRIKASVSTELRELEARRGRLQREAAAAGARTDALRAEHARAAADLSRLRVSAEQARIAQIEATRRDSPQLAPPLQLLPSRPPPRLPPPLHQSEPDCRMHSCFDHSRCSLTSGFPVFLYDPDNHAPLANAEVDGFLKTTLRQTLGYNTHLTQKAEEACIYVVLVGEAFPSDSKNPSPSSTTESYKLVLNETAIRSLPYWGGDGRNHVLINFARRELSVGSGDAFHGAATGRAMIAQSTFTQGRFRPGFDVVTPPALGPPGGDVWADCAPIAPARRKYLLSFQGSQSPTRGEDRDDDDYLIKYLQKVVDAAPAADLFLLQFECDPPTERRALLAIGDWTLCGTDRSRRSVLRESTFVLILAPNDRSYVSTALLQARLYEALRSGAIPVILGGDRVQLPYNEVIDWRRAAILLPKARVTELHFFLRAISDADLLAFRRHGRVLWERYLSSVQASIDTLLAVIRTRLNIPARAAVPAVGAPAFNDSYSPPKLEPPTIDTEPEETLGPLEAPYPSPAYKRNYSLSLLHGYEMWNDWGEPFTLYPQLPWDTPLTSEARFVGSPSGFRPIGAGAGGAGKEFSEALGGDRPREQFTVVILTYEREAVLAAALARLRGLPYLNKVVVVWNGRAPPTMSWPESGAPVQVVRGARNSLNNRFLPHHLLETEAVLCVDDDAHLRHDEIVFAFRVWREHRDQIVGFPGRYHAWDLNYNNGFLYNSNYSCELSMVLTGAAFIHRYYLWSYWRLLPAAIREYVDEYMNCEDIAMNFLVSHITRKPPVKVTSRWTFRCPGCPVTLSADQTHFHERHKCIQFFSQVMGYTPLVSTQYRADSVLFKTRIPHDKQKCFKFI; encoded by the exons ATGTATATTCATGAGAGACTCTGCCTATGGCTTGGCCACTTGAAGCTATCCCGGGTTATTTTCACAGTGCTGCTGATACTGTTTGTTGTGCCATTAGTTACCCACTATTACTTGTCTAAG TATGAGTCCTCATCAATATCACTGGGTAGTAGCTCTGTGCGCCACACACTGGACGCTCTGGGGGACTTCACCACACTGACGGCCGCGGACCTCAAGATGAGGATTGAGGAAATGCTCAGAATCAAG GCGTCAGTGTCCACGGAGCTGCGCGAGCTggaggcgcggcgcgggcggctgcagcgcgaggcggcggccgcgggcgCGCGCACCGACGCCCTGCGCGCCGAGCatgcccgcgccgccgccgacctCTCGCGCCTGCGCGTCTCCGCTGAACAAGCGCGCATCGCACAAATAGAGGCCACTCGCAGAGACTCCCCGCAGCTAGCCCCGCCCCTCCAGCTCCTCCCCTCCCGCCCGCCGCCCCGACTACCCCCTCCCCTCCACCAATCGGAACCCGACTGCCGCATGCACTCCTGCTTCGACCACTCACGCTGCTCCTTAACTTCAGGGTTCCCAGTCTTCCTATACGATCCTGATAACCACGCGCCGCTAGCTAACGCTGAAGTGGACGGGTTTCTAAAGACGACGTTGAGACAGACGCTCGGGTATAATACACATTTGACGCAAAAGGCCGAGGAAGCGTGCATCTATGTGGTGCTAGTCGGTGAAGCGTTTCCATCCGATAGCAAGAACCCTtc GCCATCATCAACGACAGAAAGCTATAAGCTCGTCCTGAACGAGACGGCAATAAGATCCCTACCCTACTGGGGCGGCGACGGCCGCAACCACGTCTTAATAAACTTCGCCCGCCGCGAGTTATCCGTGGGTTCTGGAGACGCGTTCCACGGCGCGGCGACGGGCCGGGCCATGATCGCGCAGTCCACGTTCACTCAGGGGAGGTTCCGGCCGGGGTTCGACGTGGTGACCCCGCCCGCGCTCGGCCCGCCCGGAGGGGATGTGTGGGCGGATTGTGCGCCTATTGCGCCGGCTAGGAGGAAGTATTTGCTTAG TTTTCAGGGCTCTCAGTCGCCTACGAGGGGCGAGGATCGAGATGACGACGATTATCTAATCAAATACCTACAGAAAGTAGTGGACGCGGCCCCCGCAGCCGACCTCTTCTTACTGCAGTTCGAATGTGACCCGCCGACTGAAAGGAGGGCGCTACTAGCCATCGGGGACTGGACCTTATGTGGTACGGACAGGTCCCGGCGCTCCGTGCTAAGAGAATCAACATTTGTGCTGATCCTGGCGCCAAACGACCGCAGCTACGTCAGCACAGCGCTGCTGCAAGCGAGGTTATACGAGGCGCTAAGGTCCGGAGCTATTCCGGTCATATTGGGAGGGGATAGAGTCCAATTGCCATATAATGAGGTGATCGACTGGCGCCGCGCCGCGATACTACTGCCGAAGGCGAGAGTCACAGAACTACATTTCTTCTTACGAGCTATATCTGACGCAGACTTGTTGGCCTTCCGTCGCCACGGCAGAGTATTATGGGAACGTTACCTAAGCTCAGTTCAAGCGAGCATAGACACGTTACTAGCTGTGATACGAACGCGTCTGAACATCCCAGCTCGAGCGGCCGTGCCCGCCGTCGGCGCTCCGGCCTTCAACGACTCCTACAGCCCTCCCAAACTAGAACCGCCAACCATAGACACGGAACCAGAAGAAACTCTAGGACCTTTAGAAGCGCCGTACCCCAGTCCAGCTTACAAACGGAACTACTCCTTATCTTTGCTCCACGGGTATGAAATGTGGAACGATTGGGGGGAGCCGTTCACTCTGTACCCGCAGCTTCCGTGGGACACCCCTCTGACGTCGGAAGCGCGGTTCGTCGGCTCTCCATCAGGGTTCCGCCCTAtaggcgcgggggcgggcggggcggggaAGGAGTTCAGCGAGGCGCTGGGCGGGGACCGGCCGCGGGAGCAGTTCACGGTGGTCATACTGACGTACGAGCGCGAGGCCGTGCTGGCCGCCGCGCTCGCCCGGCTGAGGGGACTGCCCTATTTGAATAAG GTAGTGGTAGTATGGAACGGGCGCGCCCCCCCCACCATGTCGTGGCCGGAGTCGGGAGCCCCCGTGCAGGTGGTGCGCGGCGCCAGGAACTCGCTCAACAACCGCTTCCTGCCGCACCATCTACTGGAGACTGAGGCTGTGTTGTGTGTTGATGATGACGCGCATTTGAGGCACGATGAAATTGTTTTTGCTTTCCG CGTGTGGCGCGAGCACCGTGACCAGATCGTGGGCTTCCCGGGCCGCTACCACGCCTGGGACCTCAACTACAACAACGGATTTCTCTACAACTCCAACTACAG TTGCGAGCTAAGCATGGTGTTGACGGGCGCGGCGTTCATCCACCGCTACTACCTGTGGTCCTACTGGCGCCTGCTGCCCGCCGCCATCCGCGAGTACGTCGACGAGTACATGAACTGTGAAGATATAGCCATGAACTTCCTCGTCTCGCACATCACGAGGAAACCGCCGGTTAAG GTGACCTCTCGCTGGACGTTCCGCTGCCCGGGCTGCCCGGTGACGCTCTCCGCCGACCAGACGCACTTCCACGAGCGACACAAGTGCATACAGTTCTTCTCACAG GTGATGGGCTACACTCCGCTGGTGAGCACGCAGTACCGCGCCGACTCCGTGCTGTTCAAGACAAGGATACCGCACGACAAGCAAAAGTGCTTCAAGTTCATATAA